The following proteins come from a genomic window of Desulfonatronum thioautotrophicum:
- a CDS encoding TVP38/TMEM64 family protein, with protein MHSKTLQKIVLLLILSALVGAFFLFDLGQYLSLDYIKDSQQRFQALYAEKTATVIAVYMLVYILATSLSLPGAAVLTLAGGALFGLLVGTVVVSFASTIGATLACFVSRFVLQDWVQHRFGQRLTTVNQGVEREGSFYLFTLRLVPIFPYWMINLVMGLTRMKLRTFFWVSQVGMLPGTLVFVNAGRELGRIDSLGGILSPGLIFSFVLLGIFPLATKKIMAWYRSRKDIPKLPHETPEEGAGTKTEKMHGKETV; from the coding sequence ATGCACTCGAAAACATTGCAAAAAATTGTCCTGCTCCTGATCTTGTCCGCTCTGGTGGGCGCCTTTTTCCTTTTTGACCTGGGCCAGTACCTTTCCCTGGACTACATCAAGGATTCGCAGCAGCGATTCCAGGCCCTGTACGCGGAAAAGACCGCCACGGTGATTGCCGTGTACATGCTCGTGTACATTCTGGCCACATCCTTGTCCCTGCCCGGGGCCGCGGTCCTGACCCTGGCCGGAGGCGCGCTGTTTGGCCTGCTGGTGGGGACGGTGGTGGTTTCCTTCGCCAGCACTATCGGGGCCACACTGGCTTGCTTTGTGTCCCGTTTCGTGCTGCAGGACTGGGTGCAGCACCGTTTCGGACAACGCCTGACCACGGTCAACCAGGGTGTTGAGCGGGAAGGGTCGTTTTACCTGTTCACGCTGCGTCTGGTGCCGATTTTCCCCTACTGGATGATCAACCTGGTCATGGGCCTGACCCGGATGAAGCTGCGGACCTTCTTCTGGGTCTCCCAGGTTGGCATGCTTCCCGGGACGCTGGTCTTCGTCAATGCCGGCCGGGAACTGGGCCGGATCGATTCCCTGGGCGGCATCCTCTCGCCGGGGCTCATTTTCTCCTTTGTCCTCCTGGGCATCTTCCCCTTGGCTACAAAAAAAATTATGGCCTGGTACCGTAGCCGCAAGGACATCCCCAAACTGCCCCATGAGACGCCGGAGGAGGGGGCAGGGACAAAAACTGAGAAGATGCACGGCAAGGAAACTGTTTAA
- a CDS encoding radical SAM protein yields MKFPLSSKVTEILRKADEFAALSAEEIILLLRLDLCSAETYAVMHAANAMSRRTFGAKAERHMHIGLNVEPCRYDCLFCSLTRTAGIFTESVEFDTDQILAWAREGKAQGADAFNIMTTGFYSFEKLLDFGRLLHREVGVPLVANTRDITHKEGEALLDAGFVGCYHAIRLGEGRDTPFSPVKRRQTIQVFKDVGLRWMNCVEPVGPEHSHAELAELMLLARRMGATYSGVMRRINFPGSPMAAHGMITEREMARMVAVSRLVMGNVPRAHCTHEPHTASLLAGANLFFPEVGSSPRDLQADSAKGRGSTVEDCGRIFREMGLEPDLPSNCFTAEPRAVNVEAGGCGGVLQG; encoded by the coding sequence ATGAAATTCCCCCTGTCCTCAAAAGTGACCGAGATCCTGCGCAAGGCCGACGAGTTCGCGGCACTGTCCGCGGAGGAGATAATCTTGTTGCTGCGTCTGGACCTCTGCTCCGCGGAGACATACGCCGTGATGCACGCCGCGAACGCCATGTCCCGGCGAACCTTTGGCGCGAAGGCCGAGCGGCACATGCACATCGGACTGAACGTGGAGCCCTGCCGCTATGATTGCCTGTTCTGCTCCCTGACCCGAACGGCCGGCATTTTCACCGAATCCGTGGAGTTCGATACGGATCAGATCCTGGCCTGGGCCCGGGAAGGGAAAGCGCAGGGGGCAGATGCCTTCAACATCATGACCACCGGCTTTTATTCTTTTGAAAAGCTGCTGGATTTTGGCCGATTGCTGCACCGGGAGGTGGGCGTCCCTCTGGTGGCCAATACCCGGGACATCACCCACAAGGAAGGCGAGGCCCTGCTGGATGCCGGATTTGTGGGCTGCTACCATGCCATTCGCCTGGGTGAAGGACGGGATACGCCCTTTTCTCCGGTAAAACGGCGGCAGACCATCCAGGTGTTCAAGGATGTGGGGCTGCGCTGGATGAACTGCGTCGAGCCGGTGGGCCCCGAACACAGCCATGCCGAACTGGCCGAGCTGATGCTCCTGGCCCGCCGGATGGGGGCGACCTATTCCGGGGTGATGCGCCGGATCAATTTTCCAGGTTCGCCCATGGCGGCCCACGGCATGATCACCGAGCGGGAAATGGCCCGGATGGTCGCGGTCAGTCGCCTGGTGATGGGCAATGTGCCGCGGGCCCACTGCACCCATGAGCCGCACACGGCCTCCCTGCTGGCCGGAGCCAATCTCTTTTTTCCCGAAGTGGGCTCCAGCCCCCGGGACTTGCAGGCCGACTCGGCCAAGGGGCGCGGATCCACCGTGGAAGACTGCGGCAGGATTTTCCGGGAGATGGGGTTGGAGCCGGACCTGCCGTCCAACTGCTTCACGGCTGAACCCCGGGCCGTCAACGTCGAGGCAGGTGGGTGTGGTGGGGTGCTGCAGGGCTGA
- a CDS encoding ABC transporter substrate-binding protein gives MFLRLLAILLILTCCALITPAGLSAETWRVGTWRTAQTIQPFFYEQFAEGARVQVFPFTNPADQKAALLAGSLDMTGTTLAHAIASASRGEPIVVVAALCTKSSALVVGWDAPIHAPGELRGRRIGYVPGTMHEILLREVLFRENLDPGKDVSLVRVDFFDMGLALARGDIDAFLSGEPFPSLAVHQGFGRILAYPYFDDSIGPINAGMIVTRRAVENHPEMIQALVATHVRATRHLQDHPEKWLGAAAEFGTPMEVLRIATKNIELAWDMDERFVGQVAALGARMLELGLIDREPDYNALIDYRFVRAHAEDR, from the coding sequence ATGTTTTTGCGTTTGCTTGCAATTCTCTTGATCCTGACTTGTTGCGCGCTGATTACTCCCGCCGGTCTGTCCGCGGAAACCTGGCGGGTGGGAACGTGGAGAACGGCGCAGACCATTCAGCCGTTTTTCTACGAGCAGTTTGCCGAGGGGGCCAGAGTCCAGGTCTTCCCCTTTACCAACCCGGCGGACCAGAAAGCAGCATTGCTCGCCGGCAGTCTGGACATGACCGGCACGACCCTGGCCCACGCCATTGCCTCGGCCTCCCGGGGCGAGCCTATCGTGGTGGTCGCCGCACTGTGCACCAAGAGTTCGGCCCTGGTGGTGGGTTGGGACGCCCCGATCCATGCACCGGGTGAACTGCGAGGCAGGCGGATCGGCTACGTGCCCGGGACGATGCACGAGATCCTGCTTCGGGAGGTGCTCTTCCGGGAAAACCTTGACCCCGGCAAGGACGTATCTCTGGTCCGTGTAGACTTTTTCGACATGGGCTTGGCCCTGGCCAGGGGGGACATCGACGCGTTCCTCTCCGGCGAGCCCTTCCCGTCCCTGGCCGTGCACCAGGGGTTCGGCCGGATCCTGGCCTATCCGTATTTTGACGACAGCATTGGGCCCATCAATGCCGGGATGATTGTCACCCGTCGGGCTGTGGAAAACCACCCGGAAATGATCCAGGCTCTGGTCGCGACCCATGTCCGGGCCACGCGGCACCTACAGGACCATCCGGAGAAATGGTTGGGTGCGGCGGCGGAGTTCGGCACGCCCATGGAGGTGCTGCGCATCGCCACCAAGAACATCGAACTGGCCTGGGACATGGACGAGCGGTTTGTCGGGCAGGTGGCCGCGCTGGGCGCCCGCATGCTGGAACTGGGTCTCATTGACCGCGAACCTGACTATAACGCTTTGATTGACTACCGGTTCGTGCGGGCTCATGCCGAGGACAGGTAG
- a CDS encoding ABC transporter permease, with translation MHRVAPLLLPLLLLTLWSGLSYTGTVPGYMLPAPDVVATTLWVYVTGQGQGMYSGRFLADLIASLGRVGAGFSLAVCLGLPLGVLSGRIVMARLLLKDFVDALRSVPGICWLPLALVWFGIGFRTTVFLICLAAFFPIYLNTMAGVAAVPETLLRAGRMLGLGRLGMVRHVIVPASMGSILTGLRLGLGISFAYLVLGELTGVPNGLGALIMDARMVGRVDVIMSGIVLIALTGWFCDVLLVRCLRLLSRAVRRA, from the coding sequence ATGCACCGAGTCGCTCCCCTGCTCTTGCCGCTGCTGTTGCTCACACTCTGGAGCGGGTTGAGCTACACCGGGACGGTGCCTGGATACATGCTGCCCGCCCCGGATGTCGTGGCTACGACCCTGTGGGTCTATGTCACCGGCCAAGGCCAGGGCATGTATTCCGGCCGTTTCCTTGCCGACCTGATTGCCAGCCTGGGCCGGGTCGGAGCAGGCTTTTCTCTGGCAGTCTGTCTGGGACTGCCTCTTGGCGTCCTCTCCGGAAGGATTGTCATGGCCCGGTTACTGCTCAAGGATTTCGTGGACGCCCTGCGGTCCGTGCCCGGGATCTGCTGGCTGCCCCTGGCATTGGTCTGGTTCGGAATCGGCTTCAGGACCACCGTGTTCCTGATCTGCCTGGCGGCCTTTTTTCCCATTTATCTGAACACCATGGCCGGGGTCGCGGCGGTTCCGGAAACCCTGCTGCGGGCCGGGAGGATGCTCGGACTGGGTCGGCTGGGCATGGTCCGGCATGTGATCGTTCCGGCAAGCATGGGGTCTATCCTGACCGGACTGCGCCTGGGGCTGGGCATCTCCTTCGCCTACCTGGTCCTGGGGGAGCTGACCGGTGTTCCCAACGGGCTGGGCGCGCTGATCATGGATGCTCGAATGGTCGGGCGGGTGGACGTGATCATGTCCGGAATTGTGCTCATCGCCCTGACGGGCTGGTTCTGCGATGTGCTGCTGGTGCGCTGCCTGCGCCTGCTCTCCAGAGCCGTGAGGCGGGCATGA
- a CDS encoding ABC transporter ATP-binding protein, whose amino-acid sequence MRAQPSTAPFLAVQGVSKVYGRGKEHREVLRDVSFTVEKGAIIALLGASGCGKTTLLNILAGFLRADSGAVVIQGMPSTLPGPDKAVVFQEDALFPWLNVAENVTFGLRQRAVPERRRREIVSTMLELVGLAEFRTLLPRQLSGGMRQRVALARVLALEPKLLLMDEPFAALDALTREEMHGLLLDLHARFGTTTLLVTHDVIEAVTLADAVLLMGGQTIQDRVSITCPRPRDPELPEFLENVRTVRSVLRRFIRPDSKTHTVRLGG is encoded by the coding sequence ATGAGGGCACAGCCGAGTACGGCCCCTTTCCTGGCGGTCCAAGGCGTGAGCAAGGTTTACGGCCGGGGAAAGGAGCACCGCGAGGTTTTGCGAGACGTGAGCTTTACCGTGGAAAAGGGCGCGATCATTGCCCTATTGGGTGCCAGCGGATGCGGCAAAACCACACTCCTGAACATTCTGGCCGGATTTCTGCGTGCTGACTCAGGTGCCGTGGTCATTCAGGGCATGCCGTCCACCTTGCCCGGCCCGGACAAGGCCGTTGTTTTTCAGGAGGATGCGCTCTTTCCCTGGCTGAACGTTGCGGAAAATGTCACTTTCGGCTTGCGGCAACGCGCCGTACCGGAACGGCGTCGACGGGAAATCGTGTCCACGATGCTTGAACTGGTTGGCTTGGCGGAATTCAGGACACTGCTACCCCGGCAACTCTCCGGAGGCATGCGCCAGCGCGTGGCCCTGGCCCGGGTGCTGGCCCTGGAACCCAAGCTGCTGCTCATGGACGAACCCTTTGCCGCCCTGGACGCCCTGACCCGCGAGGAAATGCACGGGCTGCTCCTGGACCTGCACGCCCGCTTCGGCACCACGACCCTGCTGGTCACCCACGACGTGATCGAGGCCGTGACCCTCGCGGATGCGGTGCTGCTCATGGGGGGGCAGACCATTCAGGACCGGGTGTCGATAACGTGTCCGCGTCCGCGTGATCCGGAATTGCCGGAGTTTTTGGAAAATGTCCGCACTGTGCGCAGCGTCTTGCGGCGGTTTATCCGTCCAGATTCCAAAACGCACACTGTCCGCCTGGGTGGATAG
- a CDS encoding dihydrolipoyl dehydrogenase family protein encodes MPQYDYDIAVIGAGAAGLTVTAGAAQAGAKTLLVEKEPVLGGDCLHYGCVPSKTLIKSAHVYHQMQQATRYGLPDVAVPAVDFRQVRERIRRVIATIQPHDSPERFCKLGAEVVFGRAAFVDDHQARIETAAGEARNVSAKTWVVATGSSAAVPRLEGLDRTPYLTNREIFDLESLPTSLVIIGGGPIAVEMAQAFARLGSKVDVIQRSPQILSREDPDMAALVQGVMEHEGVTFHLGTELLRVQDLGQEREVVFRSSAGEETSVRGAALLVALGRSVGVDGLELENAGVAFDRKGIQVDVRLRTSQKHIYACGDVTGAYQFTHAAGYEGGVVVTNAVFHLPRKADYTWMPACTYTDPEFASLGLNEKQAQKQGVEYTVWTEEFAENDRSLAEEEREGRIKLLLDKKNKPLGVQIAGPRAGELLAEWVAVLGGKVKLSTMIGAVHAYPTLAEINKKVAGKHLSEKIFSDGVKKTLKFFFGFKGRACGE; translated from the coding sequence ATGCCACAATACGACTATGACATCGCAGTAATCGGGGCCGGAGCGGCTGGACTAACCGTCACCGCGGGTGCGGCCCAGGCCGGAGCCAAGACGCTTCTTGTGGAGAAAGAGCCGGTACTGGGCGGGGACTGCCTGCACTACGGCTGCGTGCCCAGCAAGACGCTGATCAAGTCGGCCCACGTTTACCATCAGATGCAGCAGGCGACCCGCTACGGCCTGCCGGATGTCGCGGTTCCGGCGGTGGATTTTCGTCAGGTCCGGGAGCGCATTCGGCGGGTCATCGCCACGATCCAGCCGCATGACTCCCCGGAACGCTTCTGCAAGCTGGGTGCGGAAGTGGTCTTTGGCCGGGCTGCCTTTGTAGATGATCATCAGGCCCGGATAGAAACCGCGGCAGGAGAGGCACGGAACGTCTCGGCCAAGACCTGGGTGGTGGCCACGGGGTCCAGCGCGGCCGTGCCCAGGCTGGAGGGGCTGGACAGGACGCCGTATTTGACGAACCGGGAAATTTTCGACCTGGAGTCCTTGCCGACCTCCCTGGTGATCATCGGCGGCGGCCCCATCGCCGTGGAGATGGCCCAGGCCTTTGCTCGGCTTGGCTCCAAGGTGGACGTGATCCAGCGCAGTCCGCAGATTCTTTCCCGGGAAGACCCGGATATGGCGGCTCTGGTCCAGGGGGTGATGGAGCATGAGGGCGTGACCTTTCATCTGGGGACGGAATTGCTGCGGGTCCAGGATCTGGGCCAGGAGCGGGAAGTCGTGTTCCGCTCCAGTGCCGGCGAGGAAACTTCCGTTCGCGGTGCGGCCCTGCTGGTGGCCCTGGGCCGCAGTGTGGGCGTGGATGGCCTGGAGCTGGAGAACGCGGGGGTGGCCTTTGACCGCAAGGGCATCCAGGTGGATGTCCGGCTGCGGACTTCCCAGAAACACATCTACGCCTGCGGCGACGTGACCGGGGCCTACCAGTTCACCCATGCCGCCGGGTACGAGGGCGGGGTGGTGGTGACCAACGCCGTGTTCCATCTGCCGCGCAAGGCGGACTACACCTGGATGCCAGCCTGCACCTACACGGATCCGGAATTCGCCAGCCTGGGACTGAACGAAAAGCAGGCCCAAAAACAGGGGGTGGAATACACCGTCTGGACCGAGGAGTTCGCTGAAAACGACCGCAGCCTGGCCGAAGAAGAGCGGGAAGGCCGGATCAAGCTGCTCCTGGACAAGAAAAACAAGCCGCTGGGCGTGCAGATTGCCGGGCCCAGGGCCGGTGAGCTGCTGGCAGAGTGGGTGGCGGTGCTGGGCGGCAAGGTCAAGCTGTCGACCATGATCGGGGCGGTGCATGCCTACCCGACCCTGGCCGAGATCAACAAGAAGGTGGCCGGGAAGCACCTCAGCGAGAAAATCTTCTCGGACGGGGTGAAAAAGACCCTGAAGTTTTTTTTCGGCTTCAAAGGGCGGGCTTGTGGAGAATGA
- a CDS encoding UPF0175 family protein, which translates to MSLQVTINLPEDVLPILRTTPENFVHQMRLAAAAKWYEMGKVSQGKGAELAGVSRQEFIDALSAFGVSPIQVTPEQLEAEFQADG; encoded by the coding sequence ATGTCACTGCAGGTGACCATCAATTTGCCTGAGGATGTGTTACCCATCCTTCGCACCACCCCGGAAAATTTTGTTCATCAGATGCGACTCGCCGCAGCGGCAAAATGGTATGAAATGGGCAAGGTATCTCAGGGAAAAGGAGCTGAGCTGGCGGGAGTCAGCCGTCAGGAATTTATTGACGCCTTGTCCGCCTTCGGCGTGTCACCAATTCAGGTGACGCCCGAGCAACTTGAAGCGGAGTTTCAGGCTGATGGCTGA
- a CDS encoding DUF3368 domain-containing protein — MAERRWVINASPLILLGKVNLLDLLPRITSDLLIPPAVVEVVQGGLKDDPARNWLSRATPFFMTTAPALHPTVAAWNLGKGETEVISYAVRSVEYTVIIDDLAARNCALSMGVSTQGTLGVLLLLKKDGLLERVMPFVEDLQSRGMRIDSSLVARIGMLAGEDVG; from the coding sequence ATGGCTGAGCGGCGCTGGGTGATCAATGCTTCACCCTTGATATTGCTCGGGAAGGTCAACTTGTTGGACCTTTTGCCAAGGATAACCTCGGATCTTTTGATACCGCCAGCTGTTGTGGAGGTGGTTCAAGGAGGTTTGAAAGATGACCCTGCTCGGAATTGGCTGTCCCGTGCGACTCCCTTTTTCATGACAACCGCTCCTGCACTGCATCCCACTGTCGCAGCCTGGAATCTGGGCAAGGGGGAAACGGAAGTGATTTCATACGCTGTGAGGAGCGTGGAGTATACGGTCATTATTGATGATCTAGCGGCCAGGAATTGTGCGTTGTCAATGGGAGTGTCAACCCAAGGCACACTGGGAGTCCTTTTGTTGCTGAAAAAGGATGGGCTGCTGGAGCGAGTCATGCCGTTCGTTGAAGACCTCCAGTCAAGAGGAATGCGGATTGATTCTTCATTGGTAGCTAGAATCGGTATGTTGGCTGGTGAAGATGTCGGCTGA
- a CDS encoding radical SAM protein: protein MTRKCNFRCSYCYFPHDASPVTEILPVDRILRLLAQNPCHVDEQKGEDNTGSGWLVGLTGGEPLLYPGFVDICRRLTHEHRIGLDSNLSIPSRVREFAEQIDPARVDYIYASLHIEERERIKGVDAFIANVVLLQERGFRVIVNSVLHPSLVDRFLTDQERFARSGVTLVPRPFKGEYCGQRYPEAYGPEVRAIFADHPQAGTKMVYNFKGVPCYGGMRFTRLEPDGTVLRCSGDKTRLGNVLEDVRLNRAPQPCTVSKCPCRGLDWVILSPEQEAFVDGLRLAVTGDRGAARKAWERCLAGCPEMSNAHCNLAVLDWEEGECLRARAGLERALEVHPGHQWYAANLERILGNTSPGLSNEVAPHGAGCRRSATGVTD from the coding sequence ATGACCCGGAAGTGTAATTTCCGGTGCTCATATTGTTATTTTCCGCATGACGCCTCGCCGGTGACCGAGATCTTGCCGGTGGATCGGATTTTGCGGCTTTTGGCGCAGAATCCTTGTCATGTTGATGAACAGAAGGGGGAAGATAACACTGGTTCTGGCTGGCTGGTGGGGCTGACCGGGGGGGAGCCTTTGCTTTACCCGGGATTCGTGGACATCTGCCGGCGGTTGACCCACGAGCATCGCATCGGCCTGGACTCCAACCTGAGCATCCCGTCCAGGGTCCGGGAATTTGCCGAGCAGATCGACCCGGCCCGGGTGGACTACATCTATGCTTCCCTGCACATCGAGGAACGGGAGCGGATCAAGGGCGTGGACGCCTTCATCGCCAACGTGGTTCTGCTCCAGGAGCGGGGTTTTAGGGTCATCGTCAATTCCGTGCTGCATCCTTCTCTTGTCGATCGTTTTCTTACGGACCAGGAACGCTTTGCCCGTAGCGGCGTGACCCTGGTACCCCGACCCTTCAAGGGGGAATACTGCGGACAACGCTACCCGGAAGCCTACGGCCCGGAAGTCCGGGCCATTTTTGCCGACCATCCCCAGGCCGGAACAAAGATGGTCTATAACTTCAAGGGCGTGCCCTGTTACGGCGGGATGCGCTTTACCCGGCTGGAACCGGATGGCACCGTGCTGCGCTGCTCCGGGGACAAGACCAGGCTGGGGAACGTGCTTGAGGATGTCCGCCTGAATCGTGCGCCGCAACCGTGCACGGTGAGCAAGTGTCCCTGCCGGGGACTGGACTGGGTGATTTTGTCGCCGGAGCAGGAGGCTTTTGTGGACGGATTGCGGCTGGCCGTGACCGGGGATCGGGGCGCCGCGCGCAAGGCCTGGGAGCGCTGCCTGGCTGGATGTCCTGAAATGTCCAATGCCCATTGCAACCTGGCGGTACTGGACTGGGAGGAAGGGGAATGTCTCCGGGCAAGGGCCGGTCTGGAGCGGGCCCTGGAGGTTCATCCTGGTCATCAGTGGTATGCCGCAAATCTGGAACGCATCCTGGGAAACACGTCCCCCGGGTTGAGCAATGAAGTCGCACCCCATGGTGCCGGTTGCCGACGTTCGGCAACGGGTGTAACGGACTGA
- a CDS encoding glycosyltransferase family protein, which translates to MAESTFNILMYSHDTYGLGHIRRTMAIAAALREKGVNVLILTGSPIAGRFSFPLGVDFVRMPGMIKQSNTVYLPHSIRVDPRHAIHIRRSIIAATAKAFDPHIFIVDKVPLGLKGELIPTLEWFKRKRPRSKVILGLRDILDDAASTRADWLEKGYNDILERLYDEIWVYGNQDLYNPIQEYAIPEQIAAKTRFVGYIPRLTPLCVIDATDGVGLGRNNEGDKRKRQVLVTIGGGGDGYAVLDNWLTMLGQWPNPPFKTLMISGPFLPDAVRDHLAERAKSLGVRFATFYKNLEKKMACSDLVVSMGGYNTVCEILSMQKPSLLIPRNTPRMEQEIRAKVMHGRGLVEFITWNTMTPNLLREKTERLLAMPEQYIQAVRGFPMTGLEGMRSRIAAFRREWE; encoded by the coding sequence ATGGCCGAAAGCACGTTCAACATCCTGATGTACTCCCACGACACGTATGGTCTGGGGCATATCCGCAGAACCATGGCCATTGCCGCCGCCTTGCGGGAAAAAGGGGTCAACGTGCTGATCCTGACCGGCTCGCCCATCGCCGGGCGATTCTCCTTTCCCCTGGGCGTGGACTTCGTGCGAATGCCCGGGATGATCAAGCAGTCCAACACCGTCTACCTGCCGCATTCCATCCGGGTTGATCCCCGCCACGCCATCCATATCCGCCGCTCCATCATCGCGGCCACGGCCAAGGCCTTTGATCCGCATATCTTCATTGTGGACAAGGTCCCATTGGGATTGAAAGGGGAACTTATCCCCACCTTGGAATGGTTCAAGCGCAAGCGTCCACGGTCCAAGGTCATTCTCGGGTTGCGGGATATTCTGGATGACGCCGCCTCCACCAGGGCCGACTGGCTGGAAAAGGGCTACAATGATATTCTGGAGCGGCTTTATGACGAGATCTGGGTTTATGGGAACCAGGATCTTTACAATCCCATCCAGGAATACGCCATCCCTGAACAGATTGCCGCCAAGACACGGTTTGTGGGCTACATTCCCCGTTTGACCCCGCTATGTGTGATTGACGCAACCGACGGGGTCGGCTTGGGGCGGAACAATGAGGGGGACAAGCGCAAGCGCCAGGTTCTGGTGACCATCGGCGGCGGCGGAGACGGGTACGCGGTATTGGATAACTGGTTGACCATGCTTGGGCAATGGCCCAATCCTCCCTTCAAGACCTTGATGATCAGCGGTCCGTTTTTGCCCGATGCAGTCCGGGATCACCTGGCTGAACGGGCCAAAAGCCTGGGGGTGCGCTTCGCGACATTTTACAAGAATCTGGAGAAAAAAATGGCCTGCTCGGACCTGGTGGTATCCATGGGCGGGTATAATACCGTTTGCGAGATTCTCTCCATGCAAAAGCCTTCCCTGCTCATTCCCCGAAATACTCCGCGCATGGAGCAGGAGATCCGGGCCAAGGTGATGCATGGTCGCGGATTGGTGGAGTTTATCACCTGGAATACCATGACGCCGAACCTGCTACGGGAGAAGACCGAGCGGCTTCTGGCTATGCCGGAGCAGTACATCCAGGCTGTGCGCGGGTTTCCCATGACCGGTCTGGAAGGGATGCGCTCACGCATTGCCGCGTTTCGCCGGGAGTGGGAGTGA
- a CDS encoding glycosyltransferase — MVLKGYPRISETFISNEIRLLEEQGLRIHIFSMRRPRESFSHASVKRITAQVTYLPESLFWGLPGLIRANVRLLRETPAIWRAGARLLLHRYSGAPKKHTWLKHFLQAGCMVATMRDLARNGEPVGHIHAHFAHTPTSVALYAARMSGLPFSFTAHAKDIYTQPPSRLLAKMLQARFVITCTRYNREHLETLVRTMGRSEDAAFPPMHTVYHGIDLSLFAFGEPRIVVHPPYNILTVARLVRKKGLPAVLRALRLLQDRGIDFVHTLVGSGADKRPIQALIRELGLQDRVRLTGTITHEEVVKLYTKADLFVLGCRKAEDGDRDGIPNVVAEAMAMGVPVAATDISGLPELVEQGVTGLLAPCDDPAALAANMERLLTDRDLRSRVIPAARKRVEDIFDNRVLTRRLAEVYWRDSGLADPHRRNGPVF; from the coding sequence ATGGTGCTCAAGGGCTATCCCCGGATTTCGGAGACGTTCATTTCCAACGAGATCCGACTCTTGGAAGAGCAGGGGTTGCGCATCCACATCTTTTCCATGCGCAGGCCTCGGGAGTCCTTCAGCCATGCCTCGGTAAAGCGGATCACGGCCCAGGTCACCTACCTTCCGGAGAGTCTGTTCTGGGGCCTGCCCGGCCTGATCAGGGCCAATGTCCGGCTGCTGCGCGAGACTCCGGCCATTTGGCGAGCCGGGGCGCGGTTGCTGCTCCACCGATATTCCGGAGCACCCAAGAAACACACCTGGCTGAAGCATTTCCTCCAGGCCGGATGCATGGTCGCCACGATGCGTGATCTGGCCCGAAATGGTGAGCCTGTCGGCCATATCCACGCCCATTTCGCCCATACTCCCACTTCAGTGGCCCTGTATGCCGCGCGGATGTCCGGGTTGCCCTTCAGCTTCACCGCCCATGCCAAGGACATCTACACCCAGCCCCCCAGCCGCCTGCTGGCAAAAATGCTTCAGGCCCGCTTCGTGATCACCTGCACGCGATACAACCGGGAACACCTGGAAACCCTGGTCCGAACCATGGGAAGATCGGAGGACGCGGCTTTTCCACCCATGCATACGGTCTATCACGGTATTGATTTGTCGCTGTTCGCGTTTGGTGAACCCCGGATTGTCGTGCACCCGCCATACAACATCTTGACCGTGGCCAGGCTGGTGCGCAAGAAGGGATTGCCCGCGGTGTTGCGGGCCCTGCGTCTGCTCCAGGACAGGGGCATCGATTTTGTCCATACCCTGGTGGGCAGTGGAGCGGACAAGCGGCCGATTCAGGCTCTCATCCGGGAGTTGGGCCTGCAGGACCGGGTCCGGCTGACCGGGACCATCACCCACGAGGAAGTGGTCAAGCTTTACACCAAGGCGGACCTGTTCGTGCTGGGCTGCCGAAAGGCCGAGGACGGGGACCGGGACGGGATTCCCAACGTGGTGGCCGAAGCCATGGCCATGGGCGTGCCCGTGGCGGCCACGGACATTTCAGGGCTGCCGGAGCTTGTGGAGCAGGGGGTGACCGGGCTTTTGGCCCCGTGCGACGATCCGGCGGCCCTGGCCGCGAATATGGAGCGCCTGCTCACGGACCGGGACCTGCGCAGCCGGGTTATCCCCGCGGCCAGGAAGCGGGTGGAGGATATCTTTGACAACAGGGTGCTCACGCGGCGTCTGGCGGAGGTGTACTGGCGGGATTCCGGGCTGGCTGATCCGCACCGACGCAACGGGCCTGTTTTCTGA